Part of the Pseudomonas sp. M30-35 genome is shown below.
ACGTCACCGTCGCGCAGCTCAAGTCTGCGGATATTTTCTGGCAGAGTCATGCCGCTGCCTTCTCACAGCCGCATGCTGTGTGCCGCTGATAAGCGCGTTCGAGTTTCACGTCGTACAGGTTGCGAGCGTATGCGGGGCCGTTGTAGCGCTTGGCGAACTCTGCCCACTTCTTGGCCTTGAGTGCTTTGTGCAACGCTGGATCGGCTTCGATGAAACGAACAAAGGCATCGAGCTGCTCGGCCTCGCTCTTGGCCATCTGCTCTGCAAAGTCTTGAACGCTGCTGTAGCCGAGCAACTCCCAGTGGTAGCCCATGATCTGGAACGCGCCCCAGCTGGCGGAGGAAAGGGCGCAGCTGTCATCGATCATGCGGGCACGTGCCAGGCGCTGATGTTCAGCCGTTCCGCCCGCGTAACCACCTGGCTTTGGATTGACTAAGTTGGGGTTGGTGAGCACGAGCTCATCAGCATGCTGTTTCAGTTGAGAGGCATCATCATCGGCATGCACTGGTGTGCTGAGCTGGCGGTACATGACGTGGCGCTCAAAAAGAATGGTTGGTTTGCCGTTGCTGGCGAACCCAGAGCCAAGGCTTTCCACTTCATTCACGGCATACACGCTGGCGAGGTCGACACCTAAGCGTTTAGCCGCGGCTGCCAGGTCAGCGTGACCGAGCAGCAGGACACAACTTGCGCCACTTAATGCGGCTTGGGTTTTTTGTCCGGCAACACCGTCATCGACCAGCCCGACTTTACGTTGGTACGCACGTACTGCTTTTTCTGTTTCGTCGCCGAAGTCACCATCAGTCACCAACTTTGCACCATTGGCATTGAGCTTTTTTTGCAATTGGCTGACAGCTTGTGAGCGGTCGCCATGGCGCAACTTAACAGTCATAGGTTTGGCCTCAACAGGGCGGCAAGGTTGCCGCGTGATCGATAACAAAGAATGAATAGCAGTACAGCAATTGCTGTTTGCCATAGGCTGACTGGTGGCTTGTAAAGCAAGATTTCAAGACCTGCACAGAGCAGGGCAGCGATAAGCAGGCAGGCAATTAGCGATATCCCGCGCCGAATGCGCCCTCCGTTACGTTGGAAACACAGAAGACGCATGGCTGATGCGATATAAGCAACAGCGGCTAGCAGTGGCATGAGATTGGCAAACATAATTACTGTCCTCCTCCGCGCTTGAACCAAGCCGGTAGAAAGCCTGAAAAATCTGTTTTCTGGATAAGCTCTAGGGCTTTGAGTGCTATGGGGACAACCAAGCACGCACCAACAAAACCACCGGGACCGGTTTGGGTTATAGGGGTTTGCGTGACGATTTCAGAAGCGCTCACATAGCCCACGCAAGCTGAGATAAGTAGGCCAATAATGCGTTGCCATGGCTTTATCTCGCTCTGATGCATGGCAATCAGAGCAGCCCCTATGATTGATCCGAACAGGGCATTGCCGTCGATCAAAGGCATACAGCCTGCAATACCCACGCTCGCTGCAGCGGCGCACATGACAGCACCTGTGGTTGGCTCAGACATTACGCCTCCATACAACTGTTTGGTCAGGCCCATCGGCCATGTCTATACCAACGAGCGGCAAGCGGTTGATACGGTCGACTACCTCACCCAACAACGCAGGGCTGTAGCGTTGACCGAGCGCAAAGCCAAGAGCACGGGCGCAGAACTCGCTGCAGAACATGCGTTTCGGGTCGTCAATGGCCATGGGCAGGATCTGGCTGGCCATAATTCCAAGCCAGTCATAGCCTTTGCCCTGGTGATTTTTAAACACCTCCTCGATCAGTTCTGAATGTGCCCAAGGCAATGGGATCATGTGCCAATGATCTGGGTTGAAGTCGATTCGTTTGGCGCGTACGCCACCATCCATAGCCGAGGCTGAGAGCCAGCGGCCATCGGGCATTACGAGTTCACAATGGCTATAGGCTGAGCGCGTCCAAAGTCGGATCAGGCGGTTAAATAGGGTGCCTTTGCTTTTATAGAGCGCTAAATAAATCAGTCCCATAGGTTCACCATTTGTCGTTGCTCGGCTGCGGCCGGGGCGGTGGGGAGTTTGACGCGGCTACCGTGGGGAAGGGTCGTGCCGAGTTCGGCTAAGCCGGGGTTGGCCTGCAGTACTTGCTCAACCACACCTTTGGTGCGCCCGTAATGACGCCAACACAGTTGGTCGAGGGTGTCGCCCTGCAGGGCGTATGCAATTTCCATTAGATAAGCTCGACCGTTGTGCGGCGCATACCCAGCAGGTCACTCACAGCCCAGCGGGCATCGCGTCGCAGCTCATCAATCGATGCGGTGAGTTCTTCGGCGTTTTTCTCGCCGGTGTTGGTGGTGTCGTAGCTGCGGTAACGCTCGGCCACTTCAACCGAAGTGCTGCAGTAAATGGCGCGCTGGTACTGGGCCTGCAAAATACTGGCGCCGTTGAGCTGCTCGGCTGGCACGTCTGCCAAGGTGGCATAGCCTTCGGCCTGCCAGCTGACCTTGAGCGGCTTGAGCAGGCGGTTGACGTTGATGAGTGCGCCAACGATGGCTACTTCTAGGCGCTTATTGGTCACGCTGGGATTGATGCGCTGCGCTTCACGCACGGCCTCTGCATCTATATCAGGCCAAAAGCCGTCATTACTCAGGGTGAACGCGGCGGCTGTACCACCGGCAATGAATCCACTCATTGTGGGCGAGCCCGTTGGTCAGCCTTGGATATTGCGCGGCGTAACTCTTGCCGGGTGAATTGCGGGTAATTTAAGCAAAGGTTATTAAACGATGATGCTGCATTTCGGGCGATCAAATGCCTTTCGCGGGAGCTTGCAGGCATTACCTCATTGCGGATGATTGGGCCGGTACAGACTTTGCGGTCGTATTCTTCAGCCGATATTGCATATTGCTCAGCAAGAGTAGCGAGTAGGACATCATGCGGGCTTTGCTGAAAGCTGCACAGGTACTGTCTTTTAAACTCATCCATCGTAATGCCTGCTGTGTTGAATAAGTCGGCGGTGGTCGGGGCGTCACTTTGGGAAGGAGATAACCCTTGGATCAGCCCCGAGCCGCCGGGGTGCGTGGGGACGCTCGGTTAGCTGCTTTCGTTCTCGTTTTCCAAGGTTGCAGCGTGTTTTTTCAGACAGCGCTCAACGCGGTCTAAATCTTTTTTGCCGCCGCAGTTGTTGTGCAGCTCAATGGCGCGCATCAAATGCAGCTTGGCGGTTTGCATGTTGTCGTGATCGGTTTCAGCCGGTTTGTCGTCGACCACCATGCCGCTGTAAATCTTGCCCATGGCCAGGTGTAATTTGGCTCTGGCTTGGTCGGGCATGTCTTCGCTGGCGGTCAGCTGCTCGACTTTGAGCAGCGTATCGAGCGAAAAGCTGTCGCTGCGTTTTTGCGCATTAAGTGCAGCTGTTGCGATTTCTTCTGCGATAAAGCAGCCGGTGGAGCGGGCAAAGCGGTCAGGCATTACCAATTTGTGCTTGAGAACATAGGCCGCAATCTCGAGGGCGCCTGTGTAGTCCGCAGTGTCGATGTGCCAAGTCATCATGGTGGTAATGACTTCGTCTTGAGCTCCGTTACCCGCCGCCAGAACGCCCTGAACATAGGGCAGATAAGCCGGTAGCAGCTGTTTTTTTAGCTCGACTTTGCCCTCTGTGCTCTGGACGTTTTTGAGGCGCAGACGATCCTGTGCCAACTGGCCGAGCTGTAGCTCGTAGGTGGTTGCGCCCTCCATGCTGATGGCGGGTGATGCGGCTGCGGCCTCGATGGCTGCGCGTTTGCGCAGCTGGTTGCGTTGGGCTGGTGTCAGGTGCATGGCGCGCCTCTTAGGCTTCGGTCGGTTCTGGGTAGTCGACGGCAGTAATGCCTTCAACCAGAGCTACCAGTCCGAAGTCTTCAATAACGTAGGCTTCGTTGGAAGACTGGTAATCGGCGATGCGGTCCAGCTCAGGCTCATCTTTCAGGTGACGGCGGCGTGCGCCGTTCTGGTAGTAGATGGACAGGTTGGTGAGTGTGGTGACCAGCACGGTGTTATCCGGGAAGAACGGTGCGTCGACCACTTGCAGCCCACCCAGGCGGGCGCGGCTGACGATCTCTTGCGCGGCGTTTTCTTCCTCGTTGGAGTCGGCGCCCTTTTCCACGGCGGCTAGCAGTTTGCTGTGCATAAGGTTGCGCGAAACCAGTACGCGAAGATCTGGACGGCTGCGGTGCCATGGGTCGAGCATTTGAACGGCATCGAATACCAGGCCGTCGAGGTTGGCATAGTCGCCCTCGAAGACGGTATCTACCCCAGCCACTTTGATGACTTTACGCGGGCCGATGGTGGCATTGTCGAGCACGCGGTCGGTGGCGCCGGTGCGGATCTTCTGCAGCCAGCCAATGTTGACGTCTTGCAGTAATGGGTTGCTGACACGGTCGGTGGTGACGGCAGCACTGGTGCCGTTAAAGCCGATCATGATGCGGTCGAGGGCTTGGCGCATGATGATGGCTTTGCTCAACTTGACCTGGAAGTCGGGGAACTTGGCCCAAGCATCGAGCAAGGCATAGGGGAACGCGCTGTCAAAGTTGGTTTGCTTGCAGGTGTAGGTGTCTTTGCTCAGGGCACTCCGGTTTTGCGGGCTGCGGGCAGTACCGCCGGCGGTGTCAGTGCGGCTAGCAATCGGTCCATTAACGCCAAGTAAAAGGGCTTCACCGGACTGTTCATCTACGCCAATGATGTTGATTTGCTTGAGGAAGCCATCGGACTCCTGCACCGCTACTTCGAGCTTTTGCTGGATGGATGGGTCGACGCTGAATTTTTCGTGGGCGCTGGCCACGCCGTTGAGCAAGGCGATTTGCACGGCCAGGGCGGCGAAGGCGAAGCGAGTTTCTTTACGCATGGGGGTGTTCTCCGGTGAATAGGGTTTTCGGTTGGGCCGTGGGATCAGTAAGGAGTCAGCAAGGCGCCATCACCGCCAGTTACTACTGGGCGCTGCTGTTGGTGCTGGCTTCGCGTGCCAGCCAACTGCGTTTGGAGCGCCTTGAATTCGGTGTCGAGGGTGTTGAACTTGGTGCTTAACTCAGCCGTCTTTTTCTGCTCGGCAGTCAGCAAATCGCTGAGCTCTTTGCTGTGTTGGGCGATGGCCTCAACAGCCTCACCAACGGCGGAGAACTCGTTGTCGTCTTTGGCCTGCTTGCCGCTGAGCAGGGTTTGAACCTTGCTGAACAGCGCTGCACCAATACTTGGTTTGTCTTCAATTTCTTCAAAGACCAGTTCTGCCTCCAGCGACTCGGTAAACATTGAGGTGTTGGAGAAGTGGCGGTCTTTGAATGGGCTTGAGTCTGGTTTTTGCGCCGAAAACTCCAGCACATCGGTGCCCAGGCTGGCCGGTGAGTCGGTAACGGCAAGGCCGACCATGTAAGCCTCGCCGGTGTCAGCAAAGCTGTCGTCGATTTCGATGGATGTGTAGATTTTTTGCTTGGCTTTGTTGAGCGCGATCAGGTCGGCGGTCGGTTCGATCTGGGCGAACAGGGCCAGTTTTTTCTGGCCGTTGATATCAACTTCTTCGGCTTTTACCGCGAGCACATCGCCATAGGCTTTGAATGCACCATCTGGCATCAGGCTGCGAAAGTGCTCAAGCCATACGCGGGCGCCATAGGTCGAGCGGTTGAAGTTTTTAGCGGCTTGTTCAAGCCAGCTGCGTTGAATTTTGCGTTTGTCTGATGTGGCACCTTCAACGGCGACGCGGAACCAATTGGAGCGGAATTTTTTAGCAGCTGGGTTGGTTGAACTGGCCATTCGGGCTTTCCTCAATGCGGTGTCGGCGTTCTGCCGTTGCGTTGAGGGCATGGTCGGCAGCTGAGCGCTGTCGAGCAATGTGGGGCGTTTGTACAGGGCGGGAGCTACAGATGGCGCCGCTACTTAGGCTCGCGCGAGGGCGTCAGCATCTGCGCCATGAATGCTGCCGTTGAAATTCCTATCCGCGATAACCGCCGCCAAGCAAAGTTTTTGTATTGGACGGGTTGGCGCGTCACTGAAATTGCCGAGTTTTTAGGGGAGAAAGAAAAGACCCTGCATTCATGGAAAGCCCGTGATGAGTGGGATCAGGCTGACAACGTTGAGCGCATTGGCGGGGCTTTGGAAGCGCGGCTGGTCCAACTGATTTTGAAGGAAGGCAAAACCAGCGGCGATTTCAAAGAGATTGATTTGCTGCATCGCCAGTTGGAGCGTCAAGCAAGAATTGCGCGCTATCAGAGCGGCGGTACCGAAACCGATTTAAACCCTGGCATTGCCAGGCGCAACGAAGGGCCAAAGAAGAAGCCAAAGCGTAACGAATTTGATGAGCAGATGATTGAGCTGCTCACCGAGGCGTTTGTTGAGGGCTGCTTCGATTACCAGTTGGACTGGTACCGGGCGGGCAATCAACGCACCAGGGCAATTCTCAAAAGCCGCCAGATCGGTGCGACGTATTACTTTGCGCGTGAGGCGTTTCTTGATGCCCTGGTGACCGGGCGCAATCAGATATTTTTGTCAGCCTCAAAGAATCAGGCGCACATTTTCAAGGCTTACATTCAGGCATTCGCACGTGAGGTTACCGGCGTTGAGTTGACTGGCGATCCAATCATTCTGGCCAACGGTGCCGAGCTGCACTTTCTAGGTACCAACGCCCGCACCGCTCAGGGTTACCACGGCAACTTTTATTTCGATGAGTTCTTCTGGACGTTCAAGTTTAACGAGTTGAACAAGGTCGCCAGCGGCATGGCGATGCAAAAGCAGTATCGACGCACCTATTTCTCAACGCCTTCGAGCATGGGGCATGAGGCTTACACCTTTTGGACAGGTGAGCGGCTCAACAAAGGCAAGCCAACGGCGCAACACCTGAACATCAACGTTAAGCATGAGGCGTTGCAGCAGGGGCGCTTGTGCGAGGACAAAATCTGGCGGCAAATCGTCACCATCCTCGATGCAGAGCAGGGCGGGTGCGATCTTTTTGATATTGATGAGCTGCGCCTTGAGTACAGCGGAGAGGCCTTTTCCAACCTGCTCATGTGTCAGTTTGTTGATGACGGTGCATCGATCTTCCCGCTCAACGTGCTGCAAAAATGCATGGTCGATACCTTTTACGAATGGGGCGATGACTACAAACCATTCGCGGCGCGGCCTTTTGGTGATCGAGCGGTTTGGGTTGGCTATGACCCAGCAGAGACGGGCGACTGTTCGGGCCTAGTGGTTGTGGCACCGCCACTTGTGCCAGGGGGCAAGTTTAGGGTGCTTGAACGCCACCAAATTCGCGGGATGGACTTTGCCTCACAGGCCGAAACAATCCGGCTGATCACTCAGCGCTACTGGGTGACGTATATCGGCATTGATACCACCGGCATGGGCTCTGGCGTAGCCCAGCTGGTTAAGCAGTTCTTCCCGAACGTGAAAACGTTCAGCTATTCGCCAGAAGTTAAAACCCAACTGGTTCTCAAGGCCTATGACGTGATCCACAAAGGGCGCCTTGAGTTTGATGCCGGTTGGACGGATATGGCCCAGGCCTTGATGGCTATCCGCAAAACCATGACCGCTAGCGGGCGGCAATCGACCTATACCGCTGGGCGCACAGACGCAACAGGCCACGCCGATCTGGCGTGGGCTTTATTCCACGCATTGCATAACGAGCCGCTTGAGGGGCAGACAACTGCCAACACTGGGCGGATGGAGATTTTTTGATGACTACAACAGGTACTGAGGTGGCGGTTACTGCTGCCCAAGCAGAAAAGCCAAAGGGCAGCGTGGTGTTCAGCTTTGGCGAGCCCACGTCCGTGCTGTCATCACGGGAGGTTTTTGATTATTTGGAGTGCTGGTTTAACGGACGCTGGTATGAACCGCCGCTGTCTATGGATGGTTTGGCACGTTCTGTTAAGGCCAGCGTGCATCTAGACTCTGGTTTGCGCTTTAAGCGCAATCAACTAAGCCGGTCATTCATCCCGCACAAGCTGTTGTCGCGCCAGGTCTTTAACCAGTGGGCGCTGGATTATTTAGCGCTAGGCAATAGCTATGTTGAAAAGCGCGTGTCTGTACTGGGTAACGCAATAACCCTGCAGGCGCCGCTGGCTAAGTACATGCGGGTTGGCAAAGACGATAGGTTCTTCCAAGTGCAGGGTTGTCAGCAAGAGCATGAATTTGAGGCGGGTAGTATTTTTCATCTGCGTGAGATGGATCTACACCAGGAGATTTACGGTCTGCCTGAGTGGGTGAGTGCGCTGCAGTCGGCACTGCTCAATCAGTCGGCTACGTTATTTCGACGCAAGTACTACGAAAACGGCAGTCACGCGGGCTTCATTCTTTACATGACTGACGCTGCTCAGGATCAGGCCGATATTGATGATCTGCGCACAGCGCTTAAAAACTCCAAAGGGCCGGGGAATTTCCGCAACCTATTTGTCTACGCGCCCAACGGCAAGAAAGAAGGGTTGCAAATCATCCCGGTCAGCGAAGTGGCCGCGAAAGATGAGTTCAATTCGATCAAAGACCAAACCCGCGAGGACGTTCTTGCCGCGCTGCGTATGTACCCGCAACTGATGGGCATCGTGCCAAAAAACGCCGGCGGCTTCGGTTCGCTTAAAGAAGCGGCAGAAACCTACGCCCGCCTTGAACTGGAGCCGCTGCAGGAACAGTTCAGGCAGCTTAATGACTGGATGGGGGAGGAGGTGGTGCGGTTCCTACCATTTGAGACAGAACAGGGGAATTAGTACCCCACGCAGTAAGAAAAACGAGGCGACTGGCTTGTGCGTCAACACCAGCCAGACGCTAGAACACTCGAGCTAGCCGAGTGATCCAACCAAGGCCTCGCCCCACTGCGCAGGGGGTGCGAAGCCTAAGTCAATCCGACAGTGTAAACAAGGATCACTTAATGTCTTCACCAATCATTCCGTGGATGGGTGGCAAACGCCGCATGGCTAAACACATCCTCCCTGAGTTCCCTGCACATGAGTGCTACGTTGAGCCATTCTGTGGCGGCGCAGCTATGTTCTTTATGAAGGAGCCCAGCAAAGTTGAGGTAATAAATGACTTTGATGGCGAGGTGGTAAACCTTTACCGGGTAGTGGCCCATCACCTTGATGAGCTCGTGCGCCAGTTTCGGTGGTCGTTGGTTAGCCGAACTATGTTTGAGTGGACCAACATGCAGGTTCCGCAAACCCTCACCGATATTCAGCGGGCAGCTCGGTTCTTTTATTTGCAGCAAACCTGTTTTGGGGCAAAGCCAGTTAGCCGCACGTTCGGTACCGCGACAACTACACCGCCTAGGCTGAATCTGTTGCGTATTGAGGAGAAGCTGAGTGAGGCTCATCTGCGGTTGTCACGTACAACGGTTGAGCATCTTGACTGGCAGGCTTGCATTAAACGCTACGACCGTGAGCACACGCTGTTTTACCTTGATCCGCCGTACTTAGAGACAGCGGGGTACTCGCCTGGTGAGTTTGGTGTTGAGCAGTATCAAGTGATGGCAGCTTTGGCGGGCTCGATTAAAGGTCGTATGGTTATCTCGATCAACGACCATCCGTTAATTCGCGAGGTGTTTGCGGGACTCAGGCTGAAAGAGGTGCCATTCAGGCATAACGTGGGTGGCAAGGGTGGCAAAGAAGTCACCGAACTTATCTACTTCAACTGGTAGTACCAAGCAAATAACTAAGCCGCCTTCGGGCGGCTTTTTTGTGTCTGCGCAAGCTAAGTTTCGGGCTTCAACAACTAAAAAGGCCCCAGCAAACACTAACATTTGTACGGCTTTAAGACCAGCGTTAACGGGCTGTGCACCAGTATTTGCGGGGCTTTCAGGCGATCAAGTGACGGGCGGCGCCGGTGCCAGTTGGGCAAGCAAGGATGGGGTGACAGCACCCGGCGCGCGCCGTCATCCCCCCACCTCGCCTGCGGTCTAAATAGGTCGTTTTTTCTTCACTCCTGCACAAGGCTGCGTGCGGCCTTGTGTCTGCGCTGGCGGGATTTTAGATAGCGCTGAAATACCTGCGATTCCCTGCGCCTAAAGCTGCTATTGAGCGCGTACAGGTGGCTTTGTGAGTCTTTGATTTTCGGGAGATAGCTGGGGAAAAGGTAATTTAGGTTAGGTTTGGTTTTGGCATAGCTCAAGCCCACGTGGCACTAGGGTTTGGCTAATTACCTTTGAGGGTAATTTAGGGTAATAGATAAGGTAATTTTTATGTAAGTACCTGTTTTATAAGGGATTTGTAAAAGTGGTTTCTGACCTTGCAAAAAGGTAATTGACTAACCTAAGAATTACCATTTTATTACCTTTAATATATTTGCTTAACCAATTGATTTATAAGGATTTATAGATGGTCTAATAAATAAATTACCTAAATTACCCTTTTCCCATGGGTCAACATAAAACTGCGAAACACACCGGGATAGGGCTGTCTCAGGTTCTGGTGCGCAAACGCTTGGGAACACTCTGGGAACACTCGCGCACTGATTCGCTGTCACTTGTGCCCGTAAACGCTGGGCTTTAGGCTTGCTAGGCGCTTTCGCATGAGTTCGAGTCTCTCCGTCCGCACCAATTAAGGTACTGTTTTTAAGGCGAAAGCATTTAAAAGCAGCGTTAAAAAAGGCAGCCCAAAAGGCTGCCTTTTTTCGTTTCTGGGTATTAATAGTCTGGCGGCTGCGCGTTAGTGTGCGTGGGTGAATCCAGTGCAAGGCTCGCATGCTTCGCCCCATTGATGCGGGTTGCATCCGTGGTGTGCTGGGTGGTTCTCAGTTCGCTTAAGTGATGGCGAGGGCAGAAATAGCTTTTTTCCATTGGTCAATACAAAAGGTGTATTATGCGCCCCGGCTGTGCCCTTAAGGCTATCCCTGGTGAAGCCATGGAGGCGTTTAGGGAACACAAATACGCTGATTAACAAAGCGCAATGCCCGTGTCTAAAGGCGTTGCTGCAGTGGTGGCCAGTGCATGAGCCCAAGGCTCTGCGTGCATACCATCTATTAGTTATCTCCCGTTTGCCGCCTGCATCTAGGGTGACTTCTGTAAATTGACCCTCTAGAATGCATGCCCTTGATTTGGGGCTGGAAACAGTCGGCTTATATGTCTGTGCAACGAGGATTATCAATGCAAGTTTCTGTTGAAAACACTTCCGTACTCGAGCGTCGCATGACCGTCGGCGTACCCGTCGAGCGCATCGAGACCGAAGTCAACAAGCGTCTGCAGCAGACTGCTCGTCGCGCCAAGGTCCCTGGTTTCCGCCCAGGCAAAGTACCGATGAGCGTTATTCGTCAGCGCTACGAAGATTCTGCACGCCAGGAAGCCTTGGGCGACCTGATTCAAGCGACCTTCTACGAGGCCGTTGTTGAGCAGAAGCTGAACCCAGCTGGCCAGCCTGCTGTTGAGCCTAAGTCGTTCGAAAAAGGCAAGGACCTCGAGTACGTTGCTACTTTCGAAGTTTTCCCTGAGTTCGAAGTGACTGGCCTTGACACTGTCGCTGTTGAGCGTCTGGAAGCTGACGTTGTTGATACTGACGTCGACAACATGCTGGATATCCTGCGCAAGCAGAACACCAGCTTTGAAGCTGTAGAGCGTGCCGCTGAAACTGGCGACCAGCTGACTATCGATTTCGTCGGCAAAATCGACGGCGTTGAATTCGCGGGTGGTTCGGCTAAAGCCACTCAACTGGTTCTCGGTTCTGGTCGCATGATTCCTGGCTTTGAAGACGCTCTGGTTGGCGCTAAAGCTGGCGAAGAGAAAGTCATCAACCCGACTTTCCCAGAAGATTACCAAAACCTTGATCTGGCCGGTAAAACCGCAGAATTCACCGTTAACGTAACTGCTGTTGCTGCGCCAAAGCTGCCTGAGCTGGATGACGATTTCTTCGCTCTGTTCGGTATTAAAGAAGGCGGCATCGACGGTTTCCGCGCCGAAGTTCGCAAAAATATGGAGCGCGAGCTGCGCCAGGCCATCAAATCCAAGGTTAAGAGCCAGGTGATGGACGGCTTGTTGGCTGCAAACCCAATTGAAGTGCCTAAGGCGCTGCTGTCGAGCGAAGTTGACCGTCTGCGCGTGCAGGCTGTTCAGCAGTTCGGTGGCAACATCAAGCCAGACCAACTGCCAGCCGAGCTGTTCGAAGAGCAAGCCAAGCG
Proteins encoded:
- a CDS encoding GPO family capsid scaffolding protein; protein product: MASSTNPAAKKFRSNWFRVAVEGATSDKRKIQRSWLEQAAKNFNRSTYGARVWLEHFRSLMPDGAFKAYGDVLAVKAEEVDINGQKKLALFAQIEPTADLIALNKAKQKIYTSIEIDDSFADTGEAYMVGLAVTDSPASLGTDVLEFSAQKPDSSPFKDRHFSNTSMFTESLEAELVFEEIEDKPSIGAALFSKVQTLLSGKQAKDDNEFSAVGEAVEAIAQHSKELSDLLTAEQKKTAELSTKFNTLDTEFKALQTQLAGTRSQHQQQRPVVTGGDGALLTPY
- a CDS encoding phage portal protein codes for the protein MTTTGTEVAVTAAQAEKPKGSVVFSFGEPTSVLSSREVFDYLECWFNGRWYEPPLSMDGLARSVKASVHLDSGLRFKRNQLSRSFIPHKLLSRQVFNQWALDYLALGNSYVEKRVSVLGNAITLQAPLAKYMRVGKDDRFFQVQGCQQEHEFEAGSIFHLREMDLHQEIYGLPEWVSALQSALLNQSATLFRRKYYENGSHAGFILYMTDAAQDQADIDDLRTALKNSKGPGNFRNLFVYAPNGKKEGLQIIPVSEVAAKDEFNSIKDQTREDVLAALRMYPQLMGIVPKNAGGFGSLKEAAETYARLELEPLQEQFRQLNDWMGEEVVRFLPFETEQGN
- a CDS encoding N-acetylmuramidase family protein, producing the protein MTVKLRHGDRSQAVSQLQKKLNANGAKLVTDGDFGDETEKAVRAYQRKVGLVDDGVAGQKTQAALSGASCVLLLGHADLAAAAKRLGVDLASVYAVNEVESLGSGFASNGKPTILFERHVMYRQLSTPVHADDDASQLKQHADELVLTNPNLVNPKPGGYAGGTAEHQRLARARMIDDSCALSSASWGAFQIMGYHWELLGYSSVQDFAEQMAKSEAEQLDAFVRFIEADPALHKALKAKKWAEFAKRYNGPAYARNLYDVKLERAYQRHTACGCEKAAA
- a CDS encoding DNA adenine methylase, translated to MSSPIIPWMGGKRRMAKHILPEFPAHECYVEPFCGGAAMFFMKEPSKVEVINDFDGEVVNLYRVVAHHLDELVRQFRWSLVSRTMFEWTNMQVPQTLTDIQRAARFFYLQQTCFGAKPVSRTFGTATTTPPRLNLLRIEEKLSEAHLRLSRTTVEHLDWQACIKRYDREHTLFYLDPPYLETAGYSPGEFGVEQYQVMAALAGSIKGRMVISINDHPLIREVFAGLRLKEVPFRHNVGGKGGKEVTELIYFNW
- the tig gene encoding trigger factor, yielding MQVSVENTSVLERRMTVGVPVERIETEVNKRLQQTARRAKVPGFRPGKVPMSVIRQRYEDSARQEALGDLIQATFYEAVVEQKLNPAGQPAVEPKSFEKGKDLEYVATFEVFPEFEVTGLDTVAVERLEADVVDTDVDNMLDILRKQNTSFEAVERAAETGDQLTIDFVGKIDGVEFAGGSAKATQLVLGSGRMIPGFEDALVGAKAGEEKVINPTFPEDYQNLDLAGKTAEFTVNVTAVAAPKLPELDDDFFALFGIKEGGIDGFRAEVRKNMERELRQAIKSKVKSQVMDGLLAANPIEVPKALLSSEVDRLRVQAVQQFGGNIKPDQLPAELFEEQAKRRVVLGLIVAEVVKQFDLKPDDARVKELITEMASAYQEPEQVISWYYKNDQQMNEVRSVVLEEQVVDTVLQKANVTDKKVSYEEAVKPVEAPKAD
- a CDS encoding tail protein X, translating into MEIAYALQGDTLDQLCWRHYGRTKGVVEQVLQANPGLAELGTTLPHGSRVKLPTAPAAAEQRQMVNLWD
- a CDS encoding phage major capsid protein, P2 family, which gives rise to MRKETRFAFAALAVQIALLNGVASAHEKFSVDPSIQQKLEVAVQESDGFLKQINIIGVDEQSGEALLLGVNGPIASRTDTAGGTARSPQNRSALSKDTYTCKQTNFDSAFPYALLDAWAKFPDFQVKLSKAIIMRQALDRIMIGFNGTSAAVTTDRVSNPLLQDVNIGWLQKIRTGATDRVLDNATIGPRKVIKVAGVDTVFEGDYANLDGLVFDAVQMLDPWHRSRPDLRVLVSRNLMHSKLLAAVEKGADSNEEENAAQEIVSRARLGGLQVVDAPFFPDNTVLVTTLTNLSIYYQNGARRRHLKDEPELDRIADYQSSNEAYVIEDFGLVALVEGITAVDYPEPTEA
- a CDS encoding phage holin family protein; protein product: MFANLMPLLAAVAYIASAMRLLCFQRNGGRIRRGISLIACLLIAALLCAGLEILLYKPPVSLWQTAIAVLLFILCYRSRGNLAALLRPNL
- a CDS encoding head completion/stabilization protein; protein product: MSGFIAGGTAAAFTLSNDGFWPDIDAEAVREAQRINPSVTNKRLEVAIVGALINVNRLLKPLKVSWQAEGYATLADVPAEQLNGASILQAQYQRAIYCSTSVEVAERYRSYDTTNTGEKNAEELTASIDELRRDARWAVSDLLGMRRTTVELI
- a CDS encoding terminase ATPase subunit family protein codes for the protein MNAAVEIPIRDNRRQAKFLYWTGWRVTEIAEFLGEKEKTLHSWKARDEWDQADNVERIGGALEARLVQLILKEGKTSGDFKEIDLLHRQLERQARIARYQSGGTETDLNPGIARRNEGPKKKPKRNEFDEQMIELLTEAFVEGCFDYQLDWYRAGNQRTRAILKSRQIGATYYFAREAFLDALVTGRNQIFLSASKNQAHIFKAYIQAFAREVTGVELTGDPIILANGAELHFLGTNARTAQGYHGNFYFDEFFWTFKFNELNKVASGMAMQKQYRRTYFSTPSSMGHEAYTFWTGERLNKGKPTAQHLNINVKHEALQQGRLCEDKIWRQIVTILDAEQGGCDLFDIDELRLEYSGEAFSNLLMCQFVDDGASIFPLNVLQKCMVDTFYEWGDDYKPFAARPFGDRAVWVGYDPAETGDCSGLVVVAPPLVPGGKFRVLERHQIRGMDFASQAETIRLITQRYWVTYIGIDTTGMGSGVAQLVKQFFPNVKTFSYSPEVKTQLVLKAYDVIHKGRLEFDAGWTDMAQALMAIRKTMTASGRQSTYTAGRTDATGHADLAWALFHALHNEPLEGQTTANTGRMEIF
- the gpM gene encoding phage terminase small subunit; translation: MHLTPAQRNQLRKRAAIEAAAASPAISMEGATTYELQLGQLAQDRLRLKNVQSTEGKVELKKQLLPAYLPYVQGVLAAGNGAQDEVITTMMTWHIDTADYTGALEIAAYVLKHKLVMPDRFARSTGCFIAEEIATAALNAQKRSDSFSLDTLLKVEQLTASEDMPDQARAKLHLAMGKIYSGMVVDDKPAETDHDNMQTAKLHLMRAIELHNNCGGKKDLDRVERCLKKHAATLENENESS
- a CDS encoding putative holin, with the translated sequence MSEPTTGAVMCAAAASVGIAGCMPLIDGNALFGSIIGAALIAMHQSEIKPWQRIIGLLISACVGYVSASEIVTQTPITQTGPGGFVGACLVVPIALKALELIQKTDFSGFLPAWFKRGGGQ